A stretch of Polypterus senegalus isolate Bchr_013 chromosome 3, ASM1683550v1, whole genome shotgun sequence DNA encodes these proteins:
- the LOC120526542 gene encoding trace amine-associated receptor 4-like produces MYAILTSITIITICGNLIVVISITHFKQLHSPNNFLVCSLATVDFLLGLCVLPFSIMRTVETCWYLGSIFCQISLCIDNLLSCASIFHLCFIAIDRYYAVCSPLTYSTKITFKVVYIFIGIAWILPTIFSFGLIYTKANVQGIEDLVMILSCEGGCILMFNKLWAVLVSTVFYVPCVIMISIYAKIFAVARRQARMIKNMEEKISMEEKKRRENQKREQKAAKTLGIILGVFLFCWLPYFIDAPIDVFINFATPTVVFDSFTWFGYVNSAFNPLIYAFFYPWFRKALKLLITCRIMSQNSSKVILYN; encoded by the coding sequence ATGTATGCAATTCTTACGTCAATTACAATCATCACTATTTGTGGAAATCTGATTGTAGTAATATCCATAACtcattttaaacagctgcattcaccaAATAATTTCCTTGTCTGCTCCCTGGCAACAGTTGACTTTTTACTTGGACTATGTGTGTTGCCTTTTTCTATAATGAGAACAGTTGAAACATGCTGGTATCTTGGGTCTATTTTCTGCCAGATCTCATTATGCATTGATAATTTGCTTTCATGTGCTTCAATTTTCCACTTATGCTTTATTGCTATTGATCGGTATTATGCAGTGTGCAGTCCTCTTACCTATTCAACAAAGATCACATTTAAAGTGGTTTACATATTTATAGGTATTGCATGGATACTTCCAACTATATTTAGTTTTGGCCTAATTTACACTAAAGCCAATGTTCAAGGTATTGAAGATTTGGTAATGATTTTATCTTGTGAAGGTGGTTGTATATTAATGTTTAACAAACTATGGGCTGTACTGGTATCAACAGTATTTTATGTTCCATGTGTGATTATGATATCCATTTATGCAAAAATCTTCGCTGTTGCAAGAAGACAAGccagaatgataaaaaatatggaagagaaaatttcaatggaagaaaagaaaaggagagaaaatcaaaaaagagaacaaaaggctgcaaaaacacttggaataattcttggagtttttttattttgttggctCCCATATTTTATTGATGCTCCTATTGATGTATTTATCAATTTTGCAACTCCAACCGTTGTATTTGATAGTTTTACATGGTTTGGATATGTCAATTCTGCCTTTAACCCATTGATATATGCTTTTTTTTATCCTTGGTTTCGAAAAGCCCTTAAACTTCTTATAACATGCAGAATTATGAGTCAGAATTCATCAAAGGTTATATTGTATAACTGA